In the genome of Parasteatoda tepidariorum isolate YZ-2023 chromosome 10, CAS_Ptep_4.0, whole genome shotgun sequence, the window TTATTACACATTCAGAACACAATGAAGTCATTAGACTTTCTGGTGACGTAAATCCATGACTTATTATTTCAACAGCATAAAAATCACACACACTGCATTTATCTTTTAGACCCACCCAGAACTGAAGAATGTACCGAAAAACCAAAACATTCTGACCTAAAATCCCATTTTTAGAACAAAGCTAGTACAAATACAATCAAGCCTAAATAATTAGCAGTTATACACACACAATGTCCTGTTCACAGGATTTAATGAGTCTCATAATTTTGCGGAAGTCAGGTCTTGAGAATTGCAGAAtcctataacaaaaaaaaaatttcaagcccCATTTTTAGACCAGAAATAGTGATACGAAAAAGACAAAATCCTGGATACACTCAGACTGCCTCTGCATTATTTGATAACCATTTGTAATTCCTTTTCGTTGTTGCAAAGATTGACATCATATATTATGGATCACAGACACAAGTGAGAATTCAGttgaaagaataaaacttataaaagctTAAGGCAATCTATAGAATTCttataaatgacaaataaaaataaaatattaacaccTCTGCAATGAACCACTCATTAATGATAGTAACGAAGCAAGAATGACTTCAGGTGTTTTTCTACAGCATTTTAATTcccattattttaaagaaaacacatTAATCTTTCCAACATGATTATATACATGGTAACATATCAATACCAATGcagatatttatttgaaaaaactcaaTATTATGATACTGTAAAAACAAACTGTTTCTAAGCTTTAAAATGCAGCACAACGGATGTGCACATATGATATAGCTAAGACTTTCTATAGGAGAATTTACCACCTTCATTGATACTAATTCAACAAGGGGTATACTTctccacaaattttaaaagcaatgtgaattaaataatatgctattaatctgaaatattaaaaattacattcagtTGTCCAAATAAATACGgattcttatttgaaaaattcaaccATATggtactatataaaaaaaaaactgtatctaAACTTTAGATTGCAGCACAACGGATGTGCGCCACATGATATAGCTTAGACTTTCTGTAGGAGAATTTACCACCTTAATTGATACTAATTCAACAAGGGGTATACTTCTCCACGAATTTTAAAAGCAAggcatatttaataatatgcttttaaattgaCATATAACAAATTCCTATCAGTGATCCTGCTTgtcaagaacaaaattattaacgcacgttttatgaaaaattttatattatcataCAGAATGATTTGGTAAGTTCTTTAACACGAAATAGCGATAGAAATTCAAGCGGTACCAGCCTACTTATACACTTaaacaaaattagcaaaaaGTAACACAGATAAAcagggaaaaatataaaaactattgtaCCTGTGAATGTTGAGCGTAGCATGTTTTCTTAACTTGTGAAGTACCCCACCGCTTAGTGAACCCAATGCAAAACATCCTTAACAGATAGCCGTCGGTGGTTTTAACATCAACATTAGCCTCTATCAGTGTTTGCCATTTCTTGACCATAGATCTTAATTTATCGGTTGTTAAGTCCATACCGTGGAAATTTGTTAGCACAGCACGTCCTTGCACATCTTCAGCAATAAGGCGAAACTTTCTGAAGGCAATTTCATCGTTTTGTAGATCAGCAAGTGAAATTTCAAACACTCGGCCTTTCAAACCTTCGGATGCAATttctataaacaaaacaattattgtGACAATCAGTAACGAACGTATATATGACATGTTACTATTCTATTAATAATGGTTAAAGAATTTTAGCCTACTTGTTCCTTGTGTCCTATTGACCAGGGTTTTTCCGATGTTTCGGATTGTAAACATTGCAGGAGCTTTAACATCGTACCAATCTTTTCGTGTGAAAGGATCAacactaaaattaagaaatcaaacAATAAGTATTAGGTAAGTTTAGAAAACAGTAAGGTTCACCTAGAAACTACATCCGATTACATCCACTAACTTAACGAAAAATATCGCTTTAGTAGAACAAAAACACAATTATACAGatgttaaaattctaaattaatttttataatacttacaCCTTCTTCTTAACACCCTTCTTTCCTCCCTTAGCTAAACCCTTATTTTTACCGACGGCCATGGTGATTCCGTatgttaacaaataataaaatgcgaGTATGGATGGCGAGAAGTGATGCCAACTTGACGGAAAAAACAAGTAACAATATGCATGATGAAAACAGTTACAGTTAAAATGCTACTTCAgactaaaaaattatcttttagcTTGCTTtatcttaaagtatttttttaattgatttattaagcaaatattaaaattttaaggtagaataatcattaaaaatccattatttaCGATGCTTTtccaaatatgtttttattttactgccCCCTAGTTGTACATTACGCAACTTCATTTTCAGGGACACGGATGAATGAAACTATTGTACTAGAAGTGATTCATATTTATCCTTAATAGTTGTTGATTGACATTTAACTAtattgttgatttatttaaaacgcCAGAGAGAGCCAACTAATTATACTGAAAGCAAATCATATACACTGCATTTGACATAatttactactttaaattttgctaataatGCTTTGCTAAGTGGTCGATAGGTAAAGAATCGGTACTTCTGTCACTTGAGTTAGTAACGCAAGTAAAACATATACAATTTAAGATATTTGAATCAAAATGTTATATAATCAATTTACATTTCTCCAAAAATGAATTGTGTTCTTCTACATAATCTGGATAGCAATGAACCAGTTTATGGAATGTCGTTGTATTAGTGATACTTGCAGCATCGTAAGAAATGATAGcgtttcttttcaattatgGCATTTTCAAACTCTATTCTAAGTAGTCCTGGAGCTTCTTTACGGAACATAGATAGAATATTTGAAGATGCGCAATTGAAAGGGAAACTAGAACTAAACTGTAGGAAACTAAAAGAGTTTCCGAAAATAGCTTGTAAATATGATTTATCTGACGTTGTCTCTGCAGGTAAATAATGCatacatgtatttatttaataaaatagcttctaaatatttgtttcgtaaataaatagttcttttGGAATAAAAGTAAGATATCTCAGTTTTCTATATCAGTTACTAATTTTCACTAGTGATTAAAGATTAACTACTCTACTATTTACATTCTTGATTTACTCTACAATTAGAGCGAGCAATTTATTATGTACCATTGCATTCCATAGATGAGAACAGTAAGCAGATACCTATCTTTTTAGGATGCTTGCTGAATATTCATTAAACTATGTCATCAAATGGGTGTggtttgcaaaataattatatctgtTCTTACCAAAGGATTGAAAAGTcgtctttttttaatcttccttAAATCTTCTCTCAAAGCCTATTTTAATGGGCTTCCCTTTAAATAGTTTCTAACTTAATCTACAGTAGTCATGGTTTAATTGCTTCATgcatttattgctttattattaaaacattattgtttAACCTAATAATAACTGTAGGTATCTAACTTAAGACTGATAACTTTATAGTTATCAGTCTTAAGTTAGATACCTACAGTTAATATTAGGTTATTCTTTGTAGTTCTCTCCTCTCataattataatctt includes:
- the LOC107443010 gene encoding small ribosomal subunit protein eS1 translates to MAVGKNKGLAKGGKKGVKKKVVDPFTRKDWYDVKAPAMFTIRNIGKTLVNRTQGTKIASEGLKGRVFEISLADLQNDEIAFRKFRLIAEDVQGRAVLTNFHGMDLTTDKLRSMVKKWQTLIEANVDVKTTDGYLLRMFCIGFTKRWGTSQVKKTCYAQHSQVKLIRKKMTETMIREVSSSDLKEVVNKLIPDSIGRDIEKACQGIYPLHDVMIRKVKVLKKPKFDISKLMELHGEGSGKTTTTAKVGEEGTKIDRPEGYEPPVLESV